Genomic segment of Sporanaerobacter acetigenes DSM 13106:
TTTGTCATAGCTAGAGGATACCTGATACCCTACCATGAGCTTTGATATTTCTTCTTCTGTCACATCACTTGTCTTATAAGTTCCAACGGTTTTCCCTTTTTTCATAATAGTTATACGCTCACTTATTTCTTTAACTTCTTTAAGCTTATGGGAAATAAATACTATAGTATGTCCTTGATCTTTTAAATATTTCAATTGCTCAAACAATTCTTTCGTCTCTTGAGGAGTCAAAACAGCTGTTGGCTCGTCCAATATAAGTATTTCTGCCCCTCTATATAACGCCTTAAGTATTTCTACCTTTTGCTTCATACCTACAGATAAATTGTCAACCTTTTCATAAGGTTCAACCATCAAATTATATTTTTCAGAAAGGGCTTTGGTGATATTCACTGCTTCATCAAAATCTATAAACACACGCTTCTTTGGCTCCATCCCTAATACTATGTTTTCAGCAATAGAAAAAGAAGATACAAGCATAAAATGCTGATGGACCATTCCAATTCCATACTTGATTGCATCATTTGAAGATGACATCTGAATTTCACTTCCATTTAGCAAAATCTGCCCCTTTGTTGGCTTTTCCATGCCAAATAGTATCTTCATAAGAGTGGATTTTCCTGCTCCATTTTCTCCTACAAGAGCATGTATTTCTCCTTTTCTCAATGAAAAATTTATATCTTCATTGGCAATTACACCATTGTCATATACCTTTGTGATACCTTTCATCTCTAACAAATCAGTCATAGATACCATCCTCACATCTATTATTATTTGAAAAAAATGGATTACCTCTGCATATAGAGAGGAAATCCATTTTTATTTAATTCTTTTGGATTTTATTATTGGGGTTTTACAGATTCCCTTATTTCATTTATTTCCTCTGTACTCAATCCAAAGGCTGTATTGACTTCAATTTCTCCTTTTGAAAGTTTCTCTTCTATTTCTTCAATTTGTTTTTTCATATCGTCTGTCATTAATTTTTCATAGAATTCATTTTTAGCTAGTCCAATACCATCTTCTTTTAGACCAAGTACTTCATAAGTTCCAAAAGGCAAAGTATCTTCTTGATATTTCTTAACTGCTCTCAAAATAGCTGAATCTATGTTTTTAACAGCTGATGTTATAATATGTTCTGCTTTTTCTGTATCTGTATCCTTGAAAAGCATAGCTTGATCTGAATCTACTCCTATAGCATATTTGCCTTTTTCCTTTGCAGCATCCAATTGTCCCAATCCACTTTGACCTGCTACGTTAAATCCAACATCTACACCAGAATTGTATTGAGCCATAGCCATTTCTTTTCCTTTAGCTGGGTTAACAAAATCTCCCACATAAGATACAGCAACCTTTACATCTGGATTCACATATTGTGCTCCTTGAATATAACCTACAAGGAAGTCATTGATACCAGGGTTGTCCATACCTCCCAAAAATCCAATTACATTATCTTCATTTGCAAGTTCCATATCAGATTTTGTCACTAAACCAGCAA
This window contains:
- a CDS encoding BMP family ABC transporter substrate-binding protein, with protein sequence MKRFMSLLLAFVLVFAVFVTGCSNNEKNDSGKDVEKQEEKSSDLKVVLLIPGNLGDKSFFDAANHGMELVKEELGAETKVIEMGTDKTKWEPTLIDVSEQDWDLIISGTWEISESLNDIAKEYPDKKYINFDTSVDETPENVYSMFYKTNEVSFLAGAVAGLVTKSDMELANEDNVIGFLGGMDNPGINDFLVGYIQGAQYVNPDVKVAVSYVGDFVNPAKGKEMAMAQYNSGVDVGFNVAGQSGLGQLDAAKEKGKYAIGVDSDQAMLFKDTDTEKAEHIITSAVKNIDSAILRAVKKYQEDTLPFGTYEVLGLKEDGIGLAKNEFYEKLMTDDMKKQIEEIEEKLSKGEIEVNTAFGLSTEEINEIRESVKPQ